The window GCCCCACCGCGGCGGTCATGCTGGGGGGCCTCATCATCTGGGGCCTGCAGCCGGGACCGATGTTGTTTCGGGAGAAGCCCGACTTCGTGTGGGGCCTGATCGCCAGCATGTACACCGGCAATGTCATCGGCGTCGCGATGGTCCTGGCGTTCGTGCCGTTCTTCGCGGCGATCCTGCGCATCCCGTTCCCGATCCTCACCCCGCTGATCGTGGCGGTCTGCGCGGTGGGATCCTATGCGGTGCACGACAGCATGATCGACATCTGGTATATGCTGCTGTTCGGCGTGATCGGCTACGTGTTCAAGAAGCTCGACTATCCCCTGGCCCCCCTCGTGCTGGCCCTCGTCCTCGGCGACCTCGCGGAGAACGCCCTGCGGCAGAGCCTCATCATGTCCCAGGGGTCGCTGCTCATTCTGTTCGAGCGGCCGATCTCGGGGGCGATCAGCGCCGTCGCGGTCCTCTTCTTCGCCCTGCCGCTGCTCCAGCGCTATCTCCGCCGCGCGCGGAAGCCGGAGATCGCGGCGGTCCACTCCCACGATGGATGAGGGTGGCGTGCGGTCGGTGACGTGCTGCTGATCCTGGACGCGCCCGGGTTCTGGGCCCGTCTCGCCGAGATCAGCTTCTTGAACATGCTGCTGTCGGGCGACAACGCGGTGGTGATCGCGCTCGCGGTCCGCGCGCTGCCCGGCCGTCAGCGCCTTCTCGGCCAGCTCGGCGGGACGGTCGGCGCGGTGGCGCTGCGGCTGGCTTTCGTGGGCGTCGTCAGCGTGCTGCTGCGGGTGCCGCTCCTGCGGCTTTGCGGCGGCCTGCTCCTGATCTGGATCGCGTTCAAGCTGGTCCGTCCGGTGGACGAGACCGCGGGCGGTACCCGGCACGGAGCCTCGTTCTGGGAGTCGATCTGGATCATCGTGGTCGCCGACATCACCATGAGCCTCGACAACGTCCTGGCGGTGGCCGCGGCGGCCCACGGCGACATGCTCCTGGTGGGGCTGGGCATCGGGATGTCGGTGCCGATCGTGGTGTGGGGCAGCGGGCTCCTGGCCGGCTTGATGAATCGTCGTCCGTGGATCATCTGGCTGGGCGGCGGCCTGCTGGGCTACGTGGCCGGCGACATGATCCTGGAGGACCCGCTGGTGATCGGCTGGCTCGGGGCATGGGCCGCGTCGCTGGAGTATGCTGTGCCGATGACGCTCGCGGCGGCCTTGACCGGCATCGGCCGGGGGCTGGCGCGGCGCGCGTCGTAGAATCTCGTCCACGGAGATCGCACCCGGCATGGCGTTCCTGATCGACCCGGAGTTCTGGGCACGGCTGCTGAGCATCGTGCTGATCGACCTCTCCCTCGCGGGCGACAACGCGCTGGTCATCGCGCTCGCGGTGCGCTCGCTGCCGGCCCGCGAGCAGTGGCTGGGGCGGATGTGGGGCACCGCGGCGGCGGTGGCGCTGCGGCTGACCTTCATCGCGATCGTGAGCGTGCTGCTGACGATCCCGCTGCTCCGCGTCGCCGGCGGACTCTTGCTGCTCTGGATCGCGGTGAAGCTGGTGAAGCCGGGCGGACGCGAGGAGGGCCAGGTGCGCCACGGCACTTCGCTCCGCCAGGCGATCTGGATCATCGTGGTGGCCGACGTGACCATGAGCC of the Candidatus Methylomirabilota bacterium genome contains:
- a CDS encoding tripartite tricarboxylate transporter permease, encoding PTAAVMLGGLIIWGLQPGPMLFREKPDFVWGLIASMYTGNVIGVAMVLAFVPFFAAILRIPFPILTPLIVAVCAVGSYAVHDSMIDIWYMLLFGVIGYVFKKLDYPLAPLVLALVLGDLAENALRQSLIMSQGSLLILFERPISGAISAVAVLFFALPLLQRYLRRARKPEIAAVHSHDG
- a CDS encoding YjbE family putative metal transport protein (Members of this highly hydrophobic protein family,regularly are found preceded by the yybP-ykoY manganese riboswitch (see RF00080). A metal cation transport function is proposed.) — its product is MLLILDAPGFWARLAEISFLNMLLSGDNAVVIALAVRALPGRQRLLGQLGGTVGAVALRLAFVGVVSVLLRVPLLRLCGGLLLIWIAFKLVRPVDETAGGTRHGASFWESIWIIVVADITMSLDNVLAVAAAAHGDMLLVGLGIGMSVPIVVWGSGLLAGLMNRRPWIIWLGGGLLGYVAGDMILEDPLVIGWLGAWAASLEYAVPMTLAAALTGIGRGLARRAS
- a CDS encoding TerC family protein; protein product: MAFLIDPEFWARLLSIVLIDLSLAGDNALVIALAVRSLPAREQWLGRMWGTAAAVALRLTFIAIVSVLLTIPLLRVAGGLLLLWIAVKLVKPGGREEGQVRHGTSLRQAIWIIVVADVTMSLDNVLAVAAAAHGDLLLVAFGIALSLPIVVWGSGFLARLMTHQPWIIWIGGGVLGYVAGEMITDDPLVRRWLGDHADLIDDPLSVALAIGLSLLGWWLARSTSGRPAAREGA